A region from the Panicum hallii strain FIL2 chromosome 1, PHallii_v3.1, whole genome shotgun sequence genome encodes:
- the LOC112902015 gene encoding geranylgeranyl diphosphate reductase, chloroplastic: protein MTSLSSAVALPSSCRARPASGSRRARLLVTRAAASSPKLQNGRRLRVAVVGGGPAGGAAAEALAKGGVETVLIERKMDNCKPCGGAIPLCMVSEFDLPLDLVDRKVRKMKMISPSNVAVDIGRTLAPHEYIGMVRREVLDAYLRSRAQSAGAEVVNGLFLRYEAPKEPNGSYVVHYNHYDSSNGKVGGEKRSFEVDAIVGADGANSRVAKDMGAGDYEYAIAFQERVKIPDDKMVYYEERAEMYVGDDVSPDFYGWVFPKCDHVAVGTGTVTHKADIKKFQAATRLRAKDKIEGGKIIRVEAHPIPEHPRPKRVAGRVTLVGDAAGYVTKCSGEGIYFAAKSGRMCAEAIVAGSANGTRMVEESDLRKYLAEFDRLYWPTYKVLDILQKVFYRSNSAREAFVEMCADDYVQKMTFDSYLYKRVVPGNPLDDIKLAVNTIGSLVRATALRREMEKVTL, encoded by the exons ATGACTTCCCTCTCCTCCGCCGTGGCATTGCCGTCGTCGTGCCGGGCGCGTCCGGCGAGCGGCAGCCGGCGGGCGCGGCTGCTGGTGACGCGGGCAGCGGCGTCGAGCCCCAAGCTGCAGaacgggcggcggctgcgggtggCCGTGGTCGGGGGCGgccccgccggcggcgccgcggcggaggcgctgGCGAAGGGCGGCGTGGAGACTGTGCTCATCGAGCGGAAGATGGACAACTGCAAGCCCTGCGGCGGGGCCATCCCGCTGTGCATGGTGTCGGAGTTCGACCTGCCGCTGGACCTCGTGGACCggaaggtgaggaagatgaagatgatCTCGCCGTCCAACGTCGCCGTCGACATCGGCCGCACGCTCGCGCCGCACGAGTACATCGGCATGGTCAGGCGCGAGGTGCTCGACGCCTACCTCCGCTCGCGGGCCCAGTCCGCCGGCGCGGAGGTCGTCAATGGCCTCTTCCTAAG GTATGAGGCGCCCAAGGAACCGAACGGCTCGTACGTGGTGCACTACAACCACTACGACAGCAGCAACGGCAAGGTGGGCGGCGAGAAGCGGTCGTTCGAGGTGGACGCGATCGTGGGCGCGGACGGCGCCAACTCCCGCGTGGCGAAGGACATGGGCGCCGGCGACTACGAGTACGCCATCGCGTTCCAGGAGCGCGTCAAGATCCCCGACGACAAGATGGTGTACTACGAGGAGCGCGCCGAGATGTACGTCGGCGACGACGTCTCCCCCGACTTCTACGGCTGGGTGTTCCCCAAGTGCGACCACGTCGCCGTCGGCACCGGCACCGTCACGCACAAGGCCGACATCAAGAAGTTCCAGGCCGCCACGCGCCTCCGCGCCAAGGACAAGATCGAGGGCGGCAAGATCATCCGCGTCGAGGCGCATCCCATCCCCGAGCACCCAAGGCCCAAGAG GGTGGCCGGGCGTGTGACGCTGGTGGGCGACGCGGCGGGGTACGTGACCAAGTGCTCAGGCGAGGGCATCTACTTCGCGGCGAAGAGCGGGCGGATGTGCGCGGAGGCGATCGTGGCCGGCTCCGCCAACGGGACGCGGATGGTGGAGGAGAGCGACCTGCGCAAGTACCTCGCCGAGTTCGACCGGCTCTACTGGCCGACGTACAAGGTGCTCGACATCCTGCAGAAGGTGTTCTACCGCTCCAATTCGGCGCGGGAGGCGTTCGTGGAGATGTGCGCCGACGACTACGTGCAGAAGATGACCTTCGACAGCTACCTCTACAAGCGCGTCGTGCCAGGCAACCCGCTCGACGACATCAAGCTCGCCGTCAACACCATCGGCAGCCTCGTCAGGGCCACCGCGCTGCGCCGGGAGATGGAGAAGGTCACCTTGTGA